Proteins encoded by one window of Polyodon spathula isolate WHYD16114869_AA chromosome 16, ASM1765450v1, whole genome shotgun sequence:
- the LOC121329241 gene encoding calcium/calmodulin-dependent protein kinase II inhibitor 1-like — protein MSQVLPYNEEKMTRYGDDGEVGQLSFTCRHQDTNNFFASGQNKRPPKLGEIGRSKRVVIEDDRIDDVLKNMTEKAPPGV, from the exons atgtcCCAAGTGTTGCCATACAACGAGGAAAAAATGACTCGCTATGGCGATGACGGCGAGGTTGGACAGCTCTCCTTCACCTGTCGTCACCAGGATACCAATAACTTCTTCGCATCAGGACAAAACAAAAGACCCCCGAAACTCGGGGAGATTGGACGAAGCAAAAGAG TTGTCATTGAAGATGACAGAATTGATGATGTGCTGAAAAATATGACAGAAAAGGCACCTCCGGGGGTCTAA
- the LOC121328357 gene encoding mitochondrial ubiquitin ligase activator of NFKB 1-like, with protein sequence MMENSARPSTTQIILLATSSAFTAFFYSVYRKKSGSACRLKEATQISIDQDLKNILSAAPGKCVPYAVIQGVVKSVKETLSSQFVDNCKGVIERLTLQEHKMVWNRTTHLWNDCEKKIHQRTNMVPFDLVSHDDSVDMAVRVLKPLDAAELDLEKVYETFHPTVQSFTDVIGHFISGERPKGIQETEEMLKVGATVTGVGELVLDRNIIKLQPPKQGMQYYISQCDYESLLQKQQSSVKIWKILTVVFGIATCATLFFILRKQYRHYKEQKRQKSIQEEFREMQSQRFREMNLEEDLISRNACIICLSCDRSCVFLECGHVCSCDECYQALPTPKKCPICRSAISRVVPLYSS encoded by the exons ATGATGGAGAACAGTGCAAGGCCTTCAACAACTCAAATCATCCTTCTTGCCACAAGTTCAGCTTTCACAGCATTTTTTTACTCTGTCTACAGAAAGAAATCAGGCTCAGCATGCAGATTAAAG gaagcAACACAAATTTCAATAGATCAAGATCTGAAAAATATCCTCTCTGCAGCACCAGGGAAATGTGTCCCATATGCAGTTATCCAAG GTGTGGTTAAATCGGTTAAGGAAACCTTGAGTAGCCAGTTTGTGGACAACTGCAAAGGAGTCATTGAAAGACTGACTTTACAGGAGCACAAAATGGTCTGGAATCGCACAACCCATCTGTG GAATGACTGCGAAAAGAAGATTCATCAGCGCACGAACATGGTGCCCTTTGACCTGGTGTCCCATGACGACAGTGTGGACATGGCTGTGAGGGTTCTCAAACCACTGGACGCAGCTGAACTAGACCTTGAAAAGGTGTACGAGACGTTCCACCCCACAGTCCAGTCCTTCACTGACGTAATAGGGCATTTCATCAGCGGGGAGCGGCCCAAAGGCATCCAAGAAACTGAAGAGATGCTAAAAGTTGGAGCAACTGTAACAGGAGTAGGGGAACTGGTACTGGATAGAAACATTATAAAACTACAACCCCCAAAGCAGGGAATGCAGTATTACATCAGCCAATGTGATTATGAATCACTCCTGCAGAAGCAACAGTCCAGCGTGAAAATCTGGAAGATCTTGACTGTTGTTTTTGGCATCGCCACCTGCGCCACTCTGTTTTTTATATTGAGAAAACAATATCGACATTACAAGGAGCAAAAGAGACAGAAAAGCATACAGGAGGAGTTTAGGGAGATGCAAAGTCAGCGTTTCAGAGAGATGAATTTAGAGGAAGACTTGATTTCCAGGAATGCATGCATTATCTGTCTGAGTTGCGACAGGTCTTGCGTGTTCTTAGAATGTGGACATGTTTGCTCCTGTGATGAATGCTACCAGGCTTTGCCCACTCCTAAAAAATGTCCCATTTGTAGAAGTGCTATTTCTAGAGTGGTTCCTTTGTACAGTAGTTAA